A portion of the Rubeoparvulum massiliense genome contains these proteins:
- a CDS encoding GGDEF domain-containing protein, translating into MKRWLIITSLLGSYLLFFNFATLEHFFMEVEDHFLIFIAFLFLYLLVNLFPFTIHGEAFTMSLAITLPFFLEYGVFAEAFLTQLAHISAFIALRIFSIERIAINLLILLYTSLGSGFFYYYLGGELGKPLIAYTSHDLFLVILYVLAYLLLNRLLVKSARSMLNKEKMENFFAEDFWQELLTYVILFPIGFIIYGLYQMMGVGSLFYMAFPILAFSYIFRLYHQLQELNHRLSRLNEISQFLTSKLQVNEVVKELIQSLQGLAQYDFAYLFLVDEKRHHLAPVAIDGPAVTPEVEAVFLQTPVPIGKGLSGLAAERQEIIRTTKSRREAHWEHEPLLFQPQSSIVAFPLLINRNLFGVLTLSTQEAGVYSKRDEMLLGILASEAAIALKNAEHFEETRKRAEVDEMTGLYNYRYFERQLYLLFQELTPNSTMSLILLDIDHFKQVNDRYGHYAGNQILQHIAQLMQGEVEALQLQDAFVARYGGEEFVVVLPEYNVDQAYEFADCIREKIEQSHIQVCNDLECEGTSEENMEEVEITVSMGLANYPQHAEDPLSLIRHADRAMYIGAKQAGRNKVAVYEQG; encoded by the coding sequence ATGAAGCGGTGGCTTATTATAACCTCTTTACTGGGGTCATATCTATTGTTTTTTAACTTTGCTACTCTTGAACATTTTTTTATGGAAGTGGAAGATCATTTTCTGATCTTTATTGCCTTTCTATTTCTCTATCTTCTGGTAAATCTATTTCCTTTCACCATTCATGGCGAAGCATTTACCATGTCGCTAGCCATCACGCTCCCATTTTTCCTTGAATATGGAGTTTTCGCAGAGGCATTTTTAACCCAATTAGCTCATATTTCCGCATTTATTGCGTTGCGGATTTTTTCTATTGAACGGATCGCTATCAATCTACTTATCCTGCTCTATACATCGCTGGGGTCCGGCTTCTTCTATTACTATCTTGGTGGGGAGCTAGGGAAGCCCTTAATTGCGTATACCAGCCATGATCTTTTCCTCGTAATTCTTTATGTATTGGCATATCTGTTGCTGAATCGTTTGTTGGTGAAGTCGGCACGGAGCATGCTTAACAAGGAGAAGATGGAGAACTTTTTTGCTGAAGATTTTTGGCAGGAGTTACTCACCTATGTCATTCTCTTTCCCATCGGCTTTATCATTTATGGATTGTATCAAATGATGGGTGTTGGTTCACTCTTTTATATGGCCTTTCCCATCCTTGCCTTTTCCTATATTTTTCGCCTTTATCACCAGCTTCAAGAGCTGAATCACCGTCTATCTAGACTTAATGAGATCTCACAATTTCTGACGTCCAAGCTGCAGGTAAATGAGGTGGTAAAGGAACTGATTCAATCATTACAGGGTTTGGCTCAATATGATTTTGCCTATCTCTTTCTTGTTGATGAGAAGAGGCATCACTTAGCACCTGTTGCCATCGATGGACCTGCTGTAACTCCAGAGGTTGAAGCTGTCTTCCTGCAGACACCTGTTCCCATTGGAAAAGGCTTGAGTGGGTTAGCAGCAGAGCGCCAAGAGATCATCCGTACCACCAAAAGCAGAAGGGAGGCTCATTGGGAGCATGAACCGCTACTTTTTCAACCACAGTCTTCAATTGTAGCCTTTCCCCTTCTGATTAATCGTAATTTATTTGGCGTGCTTACGCTGAGCACTCAGGAGGCAGGGGTCTACTCGAAGCGAGATGAGATGCTTTTAGGTATCCTAGCTTCTGAAGCAGCCATTGCCTTGAAAAATGCGGAGCATTTTGAAGAGACGAGAAAGAGGGCAGAAGTGGATGAGATGACGGGTCTTTATAATTATCGTTACTTTGAACGTCAATTATATTTACTATTCCAAGAATTAACACCCAATTCCACTATGTCTCTCATTCTGTTAGATATCGATCACTTTAAGCAGGTGAATGATCGTTATGGTCACTATGCAGGGAATCAAATCCTCCAACATATCGCTCAGCTGATGCAAGGTGAGGTGGAGGCACTTCAACTTCAGGATGCCTTTGTTGCCCGTTATGGTGGGGAAGAGTTCGTGGTAGTGCTACCAGAGTATAATGTGGATCAGGCATATGAATTTGCTGACTGCATACGGGAGAAGATCGAACAGAGCCACATTCAGGTTTGTAATGACTTAGAATGCGAGGGGACATCAGAGGAGAACATGGAAGAAGTAGAGATCACCGTCAGCATGGGACTTGCTAACTATCCGCAGCACGCTGAGGATCCCCTTAGTCTCATTCGTCATGCTGACCGTGCTATGTATATTGGAGCGAAGCAAGCAGGACGGAACAAGGTAGCGGTGTATGAGCAGGGATAA
- the murC gene encoding UDP-N-acetylmuramate--L-alanine ligase, whose translation MSVKEHVHFIGVGGYGMSAVARIMVESGYTVSGSDMQQNELTKQLQELGVTIYQGHAAEHVNGADWVVYSSGIPSENVEMITAKEQGIPLFHRSQMLARLVNEKKGITVAGSHGKTTTSSMIAFLLTHAELDPSFLIGGNVVGLGGNARAGKSPYVVAEADESDRSFLHYHPYLSVVTNIEADHLENYGGQFSNLLAAYEQYLSQVREGGMAIISMDDLHLREMLPKLRGEVITYGRQGAGDYQAINIEEGNCSISFDLLEYGKPLGRITLPVPGKHNVSNALAAIAVGRFLGVSFSCIADAMQHFTNAKRRFQIIGDIDDCLIVDDYAHHPTEIRATLEAAKGTGRRIVAIFQPQRYTRTYYLFEQFGQAFADADEVIITDIYSPAGEKQIEGVSAKRLAELIKEKSNSHVHYVASKDEILQYLLNKDLGHHLVLTMGATDIWKVGTQLLEKRQVTHTKP comes from the coding sequence GTGTCCGTCAAAGAGCATGTTCATTTTATTGGAGTCGGAGGATATGGGATGAGTGCCGTTGCACGCATCATGGTGGAGTCAGGCTATACAGTCTCTGGCTCTGATATGCAACAGAATGAATTAACCAAGCAATTACAAGAATTAGGCGTAACCATCTATCAAGGTCATGCAGCTGAGCATGTGAATGGTGCGGACTGGGTCGTCTATTCATCAGGTATTCCTTCTGAGAATGTGGAAATGATCACAGCAAAGGAACAAGGAATTCCTCTCTTTCATCGCTCACAGATGTTAGCCCGTCTTGTTAATGAGAAGAAAGGGATCACCGTAGCAGGCTCCCATGGAAAGACCACCACCTCCTCCATGATCGCCTTCTTATTAACCCATGCTGAGTTGGATCCTTCCTTCTTGATCGGCGGCAATGTGGTTGGACTAGGTGGGAATGCTCGAGCAGGTAAAAGCCCTTATGTGGTGGCGGAAGCAGATGAAAGTGATCGTTCATTCTTGCATTATCATCCCTATCTCTCCGTTGTGACCAATATTGAAGCGGACCATCTAGAGAATTATGGCGGACAATTTAGCAATTTATTAGCAGCCTATGAGCAATATCTTTCTCAAGTGCGGGAAGGGGGCATGGCCATCATCTCCATGGATGATCTCCATCTCCGTGAGATGCTCCCGAAACTCCGCGGTGAAGTGATCACTTATGGTCGCCAAGGTGCAGGGGATTACCAAGCTATCAATATTGAAGAGGGGAACTGCTCCATTTCCTTCGATTTACTGGAGTATGGTAAACCATTAGGTCGGATTACATTGCCGGTGCCTGGAAAGCATAATGTAAGCAATGCTCTAGCAGCCATTGCTGTGGGACGGTTCCTGGGTGTGAGTTTCTCTTGTATTGCTGATGCGATGCAGCATTTTACCAATGCGAAACGGCGTTTTCAAATCATCGGTGACATCGATGATTGTCTCATTGTGGATGATTATGCTCATCATCCAACGGAGATTCGTGCAACACTTGAAGCAGCCAAGGGAACAGGTCGACGAATTGTAGCGATCTTTCAACCACAACGCTATACCCGTACTTACTATCTTTTTGAGCAATTTGGTCAGGCCTTTGCTGATGCAGATGAAGTGATCATCACAGATATTTATTCACCAGCAGGTGAGAAACAGATCGAGGGTGTAAGTGCAAAGCGCCTTGCTGAATTAATCAAGGAGAAAAGTAATTCGCATGTTCATTATGTAGCAAGTAAGGATGAGATTTTACAATATCTCCTTAATAAGGATTTAGGGCATCATCTTGTCCTCACTATGGGGGCAACAGATATCTGGAAGGTGGGAACCCAACTTCTAGAAAAGCGGCAGGTAACTCATACAAAACCATAG
- a CDS encoding bifunctional folylpolyglutamate synthase/dihydrofolate synthase — protein MATFQTAEEAIDWVHGLVSLGIKPGLRRMEWLLKELDNPELHLKFIHIAGTNGKGSTASYLATVLNEAGYDVGLYTSPYIERFQNRIQFNGKDILDEDLVTVLNRIKPLVDKCAEGPLGSPTEFEVITAAALLYYREISCPYFVVWETGLGGRLDATNVIFPIISIITTIGRDHINILGDTIEKIAEEKAGIIKSGVPVITGVAPDDPAWPVIERVAQAKKAKVYQWNQDFFAEMVEAPTITMPKQAGDEMGVHQSIQYRSIFHQLDQVELPLLGEHQKLNAAVALKALEVLESYYATILEEKTIRQGMKKTKWAGRFEVMKRDPLIILDGAHNEPGARSLAKTIQEVEVELEGAVKIPLKDKRLTIIYSAIEGKEIDAVLQDLAPMADQLICTSFSDRRAHSAEELGQHAAKYLSPERIQVFADWHEAWKATLPTLSKEDVCIVTGSLYFISEVRQWLKKQV, from the coding sequence GTGGCTACATTTCAAACCGCTGAGGAAGCAATCGATTGGGTACACGGTCTCGTCTCTTTAGGAATTAAGCCAGGATTACGTCGGATGGAATGGCTCTTAAAGGAACTGGATAATCCAGAATTACACCTAAAATTTATTCATATTGCTGGAACCAATGGGAAGGGATCAACTGCTTCATACCTTGCTACGGTTCTTAACGAAGCTGGTTATGACGTGGGTCTCTATACATCGCCATATATCGAGCGATTTCAGAATCGAATTCAATTTAATGGTAAAGATATACTTGATGAGGATCTCGTTACCGTATTAAATCGAATCAAGCCTTTGGTGGACAAATGTGCAGAAGGTCCTTTAGGTAGCCCCACTGAATTTGAGGTGATTACGGCAGCAGCACTCCTCTACTATCGTGAGATTAGCTGTCCCTACTTCGTCGTTTGGGAAACAGGACTCGGTGGTCGTCTCGATGCCACCAATGTGATTTTTCCCATCATTTCAATTATCACAACTATCGGTCGGGATCATATAAATATATTGGGCGATACCATTGAAAAAATCGCAGAGGAGAAAGCAGGAATTATTAAGTCAGGGGTTCCTGTGATTACAGGGGTTGCTCCAGATGACCCTGCATGGCCTGTGATTGAACGGGTGGCTCAAGCGAAAAAGGCGAAGGTGTATCAGTGGAATCAGGATTTTTTTGCTGAGATGGTGGAAGCTCCAACGATCACCATGCCGAAACAGGCGGGTGATGAGATGGGCGTTCATCAATCCATACAATATCGATCTATATTTCACCAATTGGATCAGGTGGAGTTACCCTTACTTGGTGAGCATCAAAAGTTGAATGCCGCAGTTGCCCTGAAGGCACTGGAGGTTTTGGAGAGCTACTATGCCACCATCCTTGAGGAAAAGACCATTCGTCAGGGCATGAAAAAGACCAAATGGGCAGGTCGCTTTGAAGTGATGAAACGGGACCCACTCATTATCCTCGATGGTGCTCATAATGAACCAGGAGCACGTAGTCTGGCGAAGACCATTCAAGAAGTCGAGGTGGAGCTAGAAGGAGCAGTAAAAATCCCTTTAAAGGATAAGCGACTTACTATCATCTATAGTGCTATTGAAGGGAAGGAGATCGATGCGGTGCTTCAGGATCTTGCACCGATGGCTGATCAACTAATCTGTACCAGCTTCTCCGATCGGCGGGCACATTCTGCCGAAGAATTGGGGCAACATGCAGCGAAGTACTTATCACCAGAACGAATTCAAGTCTTTGCTGATTGGCATGAGGCATGGAAAGCTACGCTTCCTACCTTGTCCAAGGAGGATGTCTGTATTGTTACTGGCTCACTTTATTTTATTTCTGAAGTGCGTCAATGGTTGAAGAAGCAAGTCTGA
- a CDS encoding valine--tRNA ligase, with translation MNQMEEMPTKYDPKEIESRWYKYWLEGKYFEAKGGDKPPYTIVIPPPNVTGRLHMGHAMNTTLQDILTRAHRMQGFDALYLPGMDHAGIATQAKVEEKLREQGVSRYDLGREKFVEKVWEWKESYAEQIRQQWEKLGLGLDYSRERFTLDEGLSQAVREVFVRLYEAGLIYRGKYIINWDPAARTALSDIEVIYKEVQGALYHIKYPLEDGSGYIQIATTRPETMLGDIAIAVHPDDERYQALIGKKAILPLVGRAIPIIADDYVDREFGSGAVKITPAHDPNDFEIGLRHHLEPITVMDETGTMNEHALNYQGLDRFECRKRVVEDLQTLGLLVKIEEHLHSVGHSERSGAVVEPYLSTQWFVKMQPLAERAIERQRTEGKVQFVPERFEKIYLHWIENVRDWCISRQLWWGHRIPAWHCADCGEITVSREDATHCAHCGSTNIEQDTDVLDTWFSSALWPFSTLGWPNKTADLERYFPTNVLVTGHDIIFFWVARMLFTSLEFMEEIPFKETIITGLIRDAQGRKMSKSLGNGIDPMDVIDQYGADALRYMLATGSTPGNDQRFYWERVEAARNFANKIWNASRFVLMNLDGFTLKDLDLSGSLRTADRWILHRLNETIADVDRLMKMYEFGEVGRVLHNFIWDDFCDWYIELAKLYLYGDQEDAKQQTKSVLVYVLDKLLKLLHPMMPFITEEIWQHLPHEGESITVASWPEQRPEFNDPQAKEEMEVIMSIIRAVRNIRAEVNVPMSKEIQLWIQPQDEHFAKDIELNHDYLVRFCNPEELKIDIALQRPDKAMSAVVTGADIYLPLAGLIDIEQEITRLEKELADLNQEVARAEKKLSNPQFVERAPEQVVAQEREKANDYRIKREKVKGRIKELQM, from the coding sequence ATGAACCAGATGGAAGAGATGCCAACGAAGTACGATCCCAAGGAGATTGAATCTCGTTGGTATAAATACTGGTTAGAAGGTAAGTACTTTGAAGCGAAAGGTGGCGATAAACCACCTTATACCATCGTAATCCCACCACCTAATGTGACAGGACGCCTTCATATGGGTCATGCGATGAATACCACATTACAGGATATTCTTACGCGGGCTCATCGGATGCAGGGCTTTGACGCATTATATCTACCAGGGATGGACCATGCAGGTATTGCTACACAAGCAAAAGTGGAAGAAAAGTTGCGTGAACAAGGTGTTTCCCGATATGATTTAGGGCGAGAGAAATTTGTGGAGAAGGTATGGGAGTGGAAGGAATCCTATGCTGAACAGATCCGTCAGCAATGGGAAAAGCTGGGATTAGGATTGGATTACAGTCGGGAACGTTTCACGTTGGATGAAGGTCTCTCGCAAGCTGTTCGTGAAGTCTTTGTTCGACTCTATGAAGCAGGCTTGATCTATCGAGGCAAGTATATTATCAACTGGGACCCTGCTGCACGTACAGCCCTATCGGATATTGAGGTTATTTATAAAGAGGTGCAAGGCGCGCTCTATCACATCAAGTATCCCTTAGAGGATGGATCTGGCTATATTCAGATTGCCACTACCCGTCCAGAAACCATGCTTGGTGATATTGCCATTGCTGTTCACCCTGATGATGAACGCTATCAAGCTCTGATCGGAAAGAAGGCTATCCTACCTTTAGTAGGTCGGGCTATCCCCATCATTGCAGATGATTATGTAGATCGTGAATTTGGTAGTGGTGCTGTGAAAATAACACCTGCTCACGACCCTAATGACTTCGAGATCGGTCTCCGTCATCACTTAGAGCCTATTACGGTTATGGATGAGACAGGAACTATGAATGAGCATGCGCTCAACTATCAAGGCCTTGATCGCTTCGAATGTCGTAAACGGGTGGTTGAGGATCTGCAAACCCTGGGTCTGCTTGTTAAAATTGAAGAGCATCTCCATAGTGTTGGTCACTCTGAGCGAAGTGGGGCAGTTGTTGAACCCTATCTCTCTACGCAGTGGTTTGTGAAGATGCAGCCATTAGCAGAACGTGCCATTGAACGGCAACGGACAGAAGGTAAGGTTCAGTTTGTTCCCGAACGCTTCGAAAAGATTTATCTTCATTGGATTGAGAATGTTCGAGATTGGTGTATCTCACGGCAGCTATGGTGGGGACACCGCATTCCTGCTTGGCATTGCGCAGATTGTGGTGAGATTACTGTATCTCGTGAGGATGCTACACATTGTGCTCATTGCGGTAGCACGAACATCGAACAGGATACCGATGTGCTTGATACTTGGTTTAGCTCAGCGCTATGGCCCTTCTCTACCTTAGGCTGGCCTAACAAAACTGCTGATTTAGAACGGTACTTCCCTACCAATGTGCTAGTAACAGGTCATGATATTATCTTTTTCTGGGTAGCGCGGATGCTCTTTACCTCTCTAGAATTTATGGAGGAGATCCCCTTTAAGGAGACGATTATTACAGGACTAATCCGTGATGCGCAAGGAAGAAAAATGTCCAAGTCGCTAGGTAATGGGATTGACCCCATGGATGTCATTGATCAGTATGGTGCTGATGCCTTGCGCTATATGCTAGCTACTGGAAGCACTCCAGGGAATGACCAACGCTTCTATTGGGAGCGGGTGGAGGCTGCTCGGAACTTTGCCAATAAGATCTGGAACGCATCCCGTTTTGTCCTCATGAATTTGGATGGCTTTACCCTTAAGGATCTGGATCTATCTGGTTCATTACGTACAGCAGATCGTTGGATTCTTCACCGTCTCAATGAGACCATTGCGGATGTAGATCGTTTGATGAAGATGTATGAATTTGGTGAAGTAGGCCGCGTTCTTCATAACTTTATTTGGGATGATTTCTGCGACTGGTATATTGAATTAGCGAAGCTCTATCTCTACGGTGATCAGGAGGATGCTAAACAGCAGACCAAGTCTGTATTGGTCTATGTGCTGGATAAGCTCCTCAAGCTCTTGCATCCTATGATGCCTTTTATTACCGAGGAGATTTGGCAGCATCTTCCTCATGAGGGTGAGAGTATTACGGTGGCGTCATGGCCAGAACAACGGCCTGAATTCAATGATCCTCAAGCGAAAGAGGAAATGGAAGTGATCATGTCCATCATCCGTGCTGTTCGTAATATTCGTGCGGAAGTGAATGTGCCCATGTCTAAGGAGATTCAGCTCTGGATACAGCCACAGGATGAGCATTTTGCCAAGGATATTGAATTGAATCATGATTATCTTGTGCGCTTCTGCAATCCTGAGGAGCTGAAGATCGACATTGCTCTTCAACGACCTGATAAGGCCATGTCAGCTGTGGTAACCGGAGCAGATATCTATTTACCACTGGCAGGTTTAATCGATATTGAGCAAGAAATTACTCGATTAGAAAAGGAACTGGCCGATTTGAATCAAGAGGTGGCTCGTGCTGAAAAGAAATTGTCCAATCCACAATTCGTTGAACGGGCACCAGAGCAAGTGGTCGCACAAGAGCGTGAAAAGGCCAATGATTATCGAATCAAGCGTGAAAAAGTAAAGGGACGTATTAAAGAATTACAAATGTAA
- a CDS encoding LysM peptidoglycan-binding domain-containing protein: MSQGDEVRLFVEESILLPRQQVGMEEIREIELIPHISVFEEREKVLIDGILLCRGRYQGRERTPFSEQAMLESKQGIFSSSFKAGELFHEIPVQIEIAKERINDIEKVYVKIDSFDYDVVDPHQLLITAELCIEGVRGAQKVEQGETFTPNPDPPFNWEVWEQWNEEKLLRIAAADDPLREETEEKTKPQSGSTPLFRFHESMQWNLPREERLKVEKQEGKRIEQHEEHVNTDLLEEEEVKETLTEQNSEEGSEQISKETSEEINEEFSKKVTSMMEEDAQEKMNPTVEESESLQVANPAHEDDEKGAHLSSFLPEGDEAPEKAATHEQEESVSKQTEALGTESNQERESDQAEVESEAEEVHVEAEATAEEVQEQTEEVVKEFKVTIGKRAIDEERNTTEASLEGMDLELELDVVAEATESPEKELRYYLYPDKEDGPSFTKVKLCIVQREETLFEIAQRYEMTPKQLMEFNQLASAELAEGQLLYIPTPI; encoded by the coding sequence ATGTCGCAAGGAGATGAGGTTCGCCTCTTCGTTGAAGAATCAATACTCTTACCTCGCCAGCAGGTGGGGATGGAGGAGATTCGTGAAATTGAACTGATTCCCCATATCTCAGTCTTTGAGGAACGTGAGAAGGTACTCATCGATGGAATTTTGCTCTGTAGGGGGCGTTATCAGGGTCGAGAACGTACTCCGTTCAGTGAACAGGCCATGCTGGAGAGTAAGCAGGGAATCTTCTCATCGTCGTTTAAGGCAGGAGAGCTATTCCATGAGATCCCTGTACAGATCGAAATTGCCAAGGAACGAATCAACGATATTGAGAAGGTGTATGTGAAGATCGATTCATTTGATTATGATGTGGTGGATCCCCATCAGCTCTTGATCACTGCTGAGCTATGCATCGAAGGTGTGAGGGGTGCGCAGAAGGTAGAACAGGGAGAAACATTTACTCCAAACCCAGATCCCCCTTTTAATTGGGAGGTCTGGGAGCAGTGGAATGAAGAGAAGCTATTAAGGATTGCTGCGGCAGATGATCCCTTACGTGAGGAGACAGAAGAGAAGACTAAGCCCCAGTCAGGATCAACTCCGCTATTCCGTTTTCATGAATCTATGCAATGGAATCTTCCTCGTGAAGAGAGACTGAAGGTGGAGAAACAGGAGGGGAAGAGAATCGAGCAGCATGAAGAGCATGTGAATACAGATCTGCTGGAGGAAGAAGAGGTAAAAGAAACTCTCACGGAACAAAATAGCGAGGAAGGCAGTGAGCAAATCAGCAAAGAGACTAGCGAGGAAATCAACGAGGAGTTTAGTAAGAAAGTTACAAGCATGATGGAAGAGGATGCTCAGGAAAAAATGAATCCTACAGTAGAGGAGTCAGAGTCGCTCCAGGTAGCGAATCCAGCTCACGAAGATGATGAGAAAGGAGCACATCTTTCAAGTTTCTTACCTGAAGGAGATGAAGCTCCGGAAAAAGCAGCTACCCACGAGCAAGAGGAGAGCGTAAGTAAGCAAACCGAAGCTTTAGGGACAGAAAGCAATCAGGAAAGAGAGTCGGATCAAGCAGAAGTCGAGTCGGAAGCAGAGGAAGTTCATGTGGAGGCAGAAGCCACAGCAGAAGAAGTGCAGGAGCAAACTGAAGAGGTCGTGAAAGAGTTTAAGGTAACCATTGGCAAGCGTGCTATTGATGAGGAGAGGAATACAACTGAAGCCTCTTTGGAAGGGATGGACTTAGAGCTCGAGCTTGATGTGGTTGCGGAAGCAACTGAATCACCAGAGAAGGAGCTTCGTTACTACCTCTATCCCGATAAGGAGGATGGTCCAAGCTTTACGAAGGTGAAGCTCTGTATTGTCCAGCGGGAGGAGACCCTTTTTGAGATTGCTCAGCGTTATGAAATGACTCCGAAACAGCTAATGGAGTTCAACCAATTAGCTTCTGCTGAGCTGGCAGAAGGGCAGCTTCTTTATATTCCTACCCCCATATAA